The sequence CAGATAGGGGACACTGTTACTTTAACGGCAAACCCCGCTAAGGAGGCCCTTCCCGGATACAGAGAATTGCGGCCGATGGTATTCAGCGGTATATATCCCGTAAACAGCAAAGATTTCGTCAACCTTAAAGACGCGATAACGAAGTTGCGGCTTAGTGACGCTTCATTTCAGTATGAGCCGGAAAGCTCAGCCTCGCTCGGTTTCGGATTCAGATGCGGTTTTCTGGGCCTTCTGCATATGGAAATAATACAGGAGCGCCTGGAAAGGGAATACAACTTAAACCTTGTAGTAAGCACGCCGAGCGTGATTTATAAAGTACGAAAAACGGACGGCGGAGTCGTCCTTGTGGACAACCCTTCCAAAATGCCGCCGGTAAATATAATACAGGAGATAGACGAGCCCTATGTAATGGCCTCTCTGATCACTCCCAATGATGTCATAGGCACTATAATGCAGCTTGCCGAGTCGAGAAGGGGCAAGTATGTAAGCACGGAGTACATCGGAGACGATAGGGCGAAGCTTATATATCAGATGCCTCTCTCGGAGATCATAGTGGATTTTTATGATAAGATCAAATCGATTACGCGCGGCTACGGTTCGCTCGATTACGAGTTTCTGGATTACAGGGAAGGCGATGTCATTAAGCTGGACATACTATTGAACGGCGAACCGTTAGATGCCATGTCGTCAATAGTGTATCGCGATAAGGCGCAGGCAAAGGGCAGGGCGATCGTGGAGAAATTGAAGGAACTGATACCAAGGCAGTTATTCGAGGTGGCGATACAAGCGGCTATAGGCGGCAACATCATATCGCGCTCTACCGTAAAGCCGTTAAAAAAACATGTCACGGCCAAGTGCTACGGCGGCGACATTACGCGCAAAAGGAAGCTCTGGGAAAAACAGAAAGAGGGTAAGAAGAAGATGAAACAGTTCGGAAAAGTCGAGATACCGCAGGAGGCATTTATTGCCGCCTTAAAGGTGCAGTCATGAAGCCCCACACCAAGATGATCATAAGAGAGTGGGTAGAGTCTATTTTAATAGCGGTAATTCTCGCGTTATTTATACGGACTTTCTTCATACAGGCATTTAAAATACCTTCGGGCTCAATGCGCCCTACGCTTCTGGAGGGCGATAAGATAATGGTAAATAAGCTTTTATATGGCCCTAAGATACCTTTTATTAATTACAAGCTGCCCGGGCTAAGAGAGCCCATGAGGGGCGATATAGTGG is a genomic window of Candidatus Omnitrophota bacterium containing:
- the lepA gene encoding translation elongation factor 4 is translated as MSKDNIRNFCIIAHIDHGKSTLADRILQITRAITEREFHAQMLDDMDLERERGITIKSSAVRLNYKSKDGKEYLLNLIDTPGHVDFTYEVSKSIAACEGAILVVDAAQGVEAQTVANLYMALEHKLVIIPVVNKIDLASAEPESTARQILGILKNIKEEDILFASAKENIGIYEIIESIITRIPPPRDSGSSPLAGLIFDSSYDIYKGAIIYIRIMSGSVQKGDNILMMRTGKRYEVQEVGVFTPKEKSIGRLNCGEVGYMSCNIRDAAEIQIGDTVTLTANPAKEALPGYRELRPMVFSGIYPVNSKDFVNLKDAITKLRLSDASFQYEPESSASLGFGFRCGFLGLLHMEIIQERLEREYNLNLVVSTPSVIYKVRKTDGGVVLVDNPSKMPPVNIIQEIDEPYVMASLITPNDVIGTIMQLAESRRGKYVSTEYIGDDRAKLIYQMPLSEIIVDFYDKIKSITRGYGSLDYEFLDYREGDVIKLDILLNGEPLDAMSSIVYRDKAQAKGRAIVEKLKELIPRQLFEVAIQAAIGGNIISRSTVKPLKKHVTAKCYGGDITRKRKLWEKQKEGKKKMKQFGKVEIPQEAFIAALKVQS